GTGAATATCATTCAAGTTAAGATCTTCTTTTTCTAAAAAACTGCCTAAAGCTCCAGTAGCAGATGTTAATGGGTCACTTGCTTCAACAGTTAAATTACCAGTCATTTTTTCATCTTGAAATCCAACAATATCTGTTGTACTACCACCAATATCAATACCTAAAATCATTAAAACTGCCTCCTAACTTACTGCCTATTAAGATAGTCTATTACTTTCTTATAATCATCAAATAATGGCGCTATTATTTTAATAATTTCATCTTTTAACGGGTGTTTAAACTCTAATTTATATGCATGGAGCATCTGTCTTGGTATATCAACAGATAGATTGGTTTTACCCCCGTATTTACTATCACCAATTACAGGATGACCTAAAAACTCTAAATGAGCCCTTATCTGATGGGTTCTACCAGTTAATATTTCAATTTCCAGCTCTGAAAAGCCTTTATATTCAGAAATGATTTCATAAATTGAAACAGCTTTCTTACTATTGTGCCTGACAACAGCCATTTTCTTTCTATCATTTGGGTCTCTGCCAATAGGCGCCTCTATTTTAGCTTTTTGATGCTCAGGCATACCTTTAACTATGGCTCTATAGATCTTCTTTATATCCCTATTTTTAAACTGGCTCGATAATTTCTGATGGGACTGATCAGTCTTAGCTATTACAATTGCTCCTGAAGTATCTTTATCCAGCCTGTGGACGATTCCTGGTCTTTTTTTACCTCCAATTCCTGACAGGTTATTTAGTTGAAATAATAAGCCTTCAACTAAGGTTACACCATCATATGTTGGAGCAGGATGAACTGGAATGCCAGCAGGCTTATTAATTACAGCCAGATATTCATCCTCATACAATATTTCTAAATCAAGATTGACAGGTTTAAGACTTAAGCTCTCTGCCTCTGGAACCTTAACAATTATCCTATCATTAAAATTAATTAGATAGGAATCTTTTTCAACAATGCTTTTATTAACTATAACTAAATTTTTACCGATTAATTTCTGGATGTAAGAACGAGAAAAATCTAATTTATCTGCTAAAAATTTATCTATTCTTATATCGCTTTCATCAGCAATTAATTTTAACTCTTCTTTCAATCTTTCCACTCCTAAATCATAATTCTTCAAATTTAAAAATAAATAATATTAACCCCAGTACTCCTAAAACTATATAAATATCTGCAAAATTAAAAACTGGCCAGATCTGAAAATCAAAAAAGTCAATAACATAACCATATATTAATCTATCTAAAATATTACCAGTTGCACCGGCAAAAACAAAAACAAAAAACAGATTAATATAAAAATTATTAGAAAAAACCTGGGATTTCAAATAAAATAATAATATAATAATAAAAAGCTGTATAATTAATATAATTCCAGTCCGGTCAGCTAATAAGCCAAATGATATTCCGGTATTTCTAACATAGGTAATATGAAAGATCCCCTCTATTAAGGGGCGACTTTCCCCGATAAACATTGTATTTTCAATATAAAATTTACTTAATTGATCAATACCAATCAATAAAAGAAAAATAACTCCAAATTTAATCATCTGCTTTTAAATCCTTATAAATTTCCCTTATTCTATCAGCATATTTCTCAGGAGCTTTTAACGACCCCCAGCCATGTTGAAATTGATAGATCCCATCAAAACCATAATCATAATTACTAATAATTTCATAGGGGATTTCTTCCTTATCAAGTTCAGATTTAATTAATCCAGCCTCAAATTCATTATCAAACTCTAATACTTTTACATATCTTTCGTCTTTAGAAGCCATATTTATAACCCCTTTTATAATATTTAATATCCAATTAAAGTTGCTTCTGGCAATAATATAACCCCATCGAAGATATCATATGGATTTGCCTCAATTTTTTGATAGTATAAATTTAAATCCATCTTTTTATTTCTAAATATTCCCCTATCAAAATCCATATAAATATTATCATCAAGGCCTATAAGATTAGCCGCACTCTTAAATAAATCATCATCTTCATTTTCTTTAATATTAATATCTTTTATACCATTATTGCCATCTGTTATATTTCCAGTCATCGGTAATGTTAAAAGACTATAACTTGATTCTACAGGTGATTCATCACTATTTAAATATTCAGCCAGCCATTGTTTCCTGGATCCTAAATAATGCTCTTTCTGTGCCTGATAAAAGCTATAATTAAAAATGGCATTACCATTATTATTTAAACGTTCATTTGCCAACTCTTTAATTAATTCTTCTCTTAAAGTATGAGCCTCTCTATAATCAATATCCCACATCTCACGAATCTCAATACTAGTTAATTCAACATCAATCATCTCAACTAAAAGCCTATTCCAGTCAGAACCCCAGCTTTGATTAAAATTAGAACTATTATTTGATAATATATCCTTAAATTCTAATAAAATATCTCTTCTATCAGCTGCAGATATTGTTCTATTTAATAATCTATTAACTGTATCCCTTTCAGGCAGTTTCTGCCTCATATATTGCAATGAACTAATAAATTGATCTTCTTGAGAATTCATGTCGCCTGTTTTAACTGAAATCCCGGGACTATTTGAATTATTATTATATTCTCTAATTCTATTTAAAAATATTGCCCAGTTAGAAATGACTTCCTCTACAAATAGATCAGGACTTAAATCACCTTTAACATAAGAATCAAATATCCAGCTATAGGCATGTCTATCCCCCAGGACAACTAAAGAAATATCATTATTTTCAAATTGATGGATAACAAAATCTACCAGTAAATCCTGATGTTCTTGAATCCCTCTAAACTGGCCAATAACAATAGCTTCTTTACCAGATACTGTTTCTAATAAATTTATAGGTAAATCCCCTTTAGAAAAAGTTTCTGAAGCATCAATTATATCATCTTCACTTATTCTAGAACAGCCTGTTAAATTTAAAATTATTAATGTCAGGACTAGAAATAAAAAGAGTCCTTTAAATTTCCTCATTATCATCACCTAAAATTCTATAACATATGTAAATTTAATTCTTCTGAAAGACTTTTTAAAACATTCATGCCAACCACACTATTACCTGAATTATCAAGTGATGGCCCAAAAACACCAATTCCAAATCTATTCTTTACTGGCGCTAAAATACCACCAGATACTCCACTTTTAGCAGGAATACCTACATCAATTGCAAAACTGCCTGAGCGATCATACATTCCACATGTTAACATTATTGACCTAACAATTGAAGCAACCTTTTTTGAAATAATTCTATCTCCAGTAATTGGATCAATACCCCTATTTGCAAAAACCGAAGAAGCCCTGGCAATATCCACAGTATCAACCTTTATAGAGCATTGTTTGAAATATAAATCAAGAGATTTTTCAACATCTCCCTTTATTATCCTGTGATCTTTTAAGAAATAAGCTAGAGAACGATTCCTGTCTGCTGTCATCTTTTCAGATTTATAAACTTCCTCATCAACTTTTAAATCTTTATTCCCAAATAAATTTTTAAAAAATTTCAGTAAAATATTAAAACTATTTTCTGATTTGTTTTCTCTTATTAGAGAAGTTACTGCAATAGCACCGGCATTTATCATAGGATTAAAAGGCTTAGGATGACCAACTAATTTATTAATAGAATTAAACTCTTCTCCTGTTGGCTCTACCCCAACTCTCTTAAAGACAGCCTCTTCTCCTAATTCTAATATTGCTAAAGCCAGAACAATTGGTTTTGATATACTCTGAATCGTAAACTTATAATTCCAATCTCCAGCTTTATAAACTTCTCCAGTCATATCAACCATTACTACGGCCGCTAAGTTAGGTTCAACCTTATTTAAAGCAGGTATATAACTTGCAACTTTTCCTTTTTGATAGTTTTTTAAATTACTCTCTAATATATTTTTTAATAAAATATTGCAATTATTTTTATCCATACTTAGTTATTCAGCCTTGTTTTATCCAGTTCTTCATTACGATACTCTTCTTTGGATTCACTTTCTTCAAATTCTTTAGTATCCTCTAGATCAGATAATTCTTCATCTTCATTTTCTGAATTATTCTGAACTAAATCATCACCTTCAAGATTTTCATCATCATGGCTGGCTTCCTTTTTATCATTAAAAATTTCTTCTTCAAGCTCAATTTCTTGATCAAACTTACCCTCTTCAATAATTTCCATATAATTTTCTAATAAGGATTTAAATCTAATCCTGAATAACTCTCTTTTTTCCTTTAAATTTTCTAGTTTGCTTTTTTCAGACTGAACCTCGTCTCTGGCTCTCTGTTTAATCTTTTCAGCCTCTAATTCAGCTTCTTTAATTATATTTTGGGCTTCTTTCTGGGCATGCCTTGTCTGATCCCTTACAGTTTCTTGAACACTCTCTAAAGTGCCTTCTAGTTTATCCTGAATACTTTTATAACTTTCTAATTTTTCCTGCAGGCGCTCTTTCTCATCTTCAAGTGAACTATAATCTTTTAGTAATCTTTCATAAGCCAGTCCTACCTCATCTAAAAATTCATCAACTTCATTTGAATTATAACCAAAAGCCGATTTTTTAAATTCCTTATTATAGATATCTAAAGGAGAAAATTTCATATATTTAACCTCCTATTTTATGTTATTCTTTCTAATTTCAATTTAATTCTACCTCGATTAGACTTCCCTCTTTTTTCAGCTACATGTAATCTTCCTCTACCCTTAAATGATATCATGTCTCCAACTTCCACATCAGCTGAAACATCATCAACTTCTTTCCAATTTAATTTTATTTTCCCAGAAGTAATATATTGAGAGCTCCTGCTTCTTGATTCACCAAAACCAGCACTGATTATAGCATCAAGTCTCATAGAAGCTACAGTTGCTAAAATTTCCTTATGATTTTCTGGTTTAAATTTAATGTCATCACGTTCAATTTTACTTGTCTTAATAGGGACTTCATTAACACTGGTTAAGTTAAGCTCAATTTCATCTGTTATCTCTGAACCAACTATAACCTGTGCAAAATCATCAAAGATTATTATATCACCTACATAATCTCTTTGAACACCTAAACCCATTATTGCCCCTAAAAAATCTCTATGTGAAAGATTTACAAAATCAAAATTACCTTCAATTTGATAAAAAGCTAAGGGTACTGTCTGATGATCTGGAAACAAATAATCTGGAAAGATCAAAATCCTTTTTCTTTCTGCTTTAGAATATCCACCATCAATCTTAAAATTTATTTCAGATATCTGTTCCAGTATTTTTTTAGCTATTTTTTGCTGATGCGGATTTAAAAACTTTGTAGCTATCTGTTGATTTCTCTCTTTAACTAAATCAATTTTATCTAGAATTCTTTCTCCTAAATCTCTATCCTCCTGATCACTTAGGAAAGATAATATATCATCGCTATACGCCATTTTTACATACTCCTTTAATTAAATTAAGCCATAAAATAAACTAACAATAATACTTCTTGCTATTCTTAATAAAAAGAAAGCTACAATTGGAGAAAAATCAATCCCCATATTACTGGTAGGCAAAACCTGCCTTATTGGCCTTAATATAGGTTCAGTAACCCCATAAATGAAGTTGATTGCTCCTCTAAAACTGGAGTTATACTGAATACCTCTCCCAAACCAGGATAATAATACCCTGATCAATATCAAAAAATATAAAATATTAAAAAATGCATCAACTGTCCTTATTAATAACAAAATCTAATACCTCCATTCATTTAATCAGTTACAAATTCATTTTTTATTGCATTTTCAATCGCTCTGGCATCTACATCAATTCCAGGTGGTGTAAAGATAAATACACCGGTACCTATTTTTTGAGTATTACCATTAATAGCATAAACAGAGCCACTTAAAAAATCAATAAACCGTCTGGCTAAAACTCTATCCCTCTCTTCTAAATTTAAAATGACTGCCTTTGATTCTTTTAAATCATCAACAATCTCCCTGACATCATCAAAAGATTCTGGACTATGAACTACCATCTGAATATCTTTGGTTCGGCTTAACTTAATGACCTTATTATCTTTAGCCTTTTTCTTTTTTATTTTCTTATTTTCATTATTATCAAGCTCATTATAGTCATCTTCAAACTCATCAATATTCTCTTCAGTAAAACCGAAAAATCCTATTAATTTTTTCCAGATACTTTCTTCTGTCATTTAAATCACCTGCTTTTTTAGTTTATTATTCATACTCTCTTTCTCCAAAAATTTCTCTTCCAATTCTAACATAAGTGGCTCCCTCTTCTACAGCAACTTCATAATCATTTGTCATACCCATTGAAAGCTCAGATATTTCGTAGCCATTAGAATTTAGGTCCTCCTTTAAATTTCTTAACTCTTTAAAATAAGGTCTTGTTTTTTCTGGATTATCAAAATGGGGCAAAATAGTCATCAAGCCTCTTATATCCAGGTTTTCTAATTTCCATAACTCAGGAAAGACATCCAGAAAATCAACCTTTGAAAAACCATACTTATTGTC
The genomic region above belongs to Halonatronomonas betaini and contains:
- a CDS encoding RluA family pseudouridine synthase codes for the protein MERLKEELKLIADESDIRIDKFLADKLDFSRSYIQKLIGKNLVIVNKSIVEKDSYLINFNDRIIVKVPEAESLSLKPVNLDLEILYEDEYLAVINKPAGIPVHPAPTYDGVTLVEGLLFQLNNLSGIGGKKRPGIVHRLDKDTSGAIVIAKTDQSHQKLSSQFKNRDIKKIYRAIVKGMPEHQKAKIEAPIGRDPNDRKKMAVVRHNSKKAVSIYEIISEYKGFSELEIEILTGRTHQIRAHLEFLGHPVIGDSKYGGKTNLSVDIPRQMLHAYKLEFKHPLKDEIIKIIAPLFDDYKKVIDYLNRQ
- the lspA gene encoding signal peptidase II; the encoded protein is MIKFGVIFLLLIGIDQLSKFYIENTMFIGESRPLIEGIFHITYVRNTGISFGLLADRTGIILIIQLFIIILLFYLKSQVFSNNFYINLFFVFVFAGATGNILDRLIYGYVIDFFDFQIWPVFNFADIYIVLGVLGLILFIFKFEEL
- the glsA gene encoding glutaminase A, whose protein sequence is MDKNNCNILLKNILESNLKNYQKGKVASYIPALNKVEPNLAAVVMVDMTGEVYKAGDWNYKFTIQSISKPIVLALAILELGEEAVFKRVGVEPTGEEFNSINKLVGHPKPFNPMINAGAIAVTSLIRENKSENSFNILLKFFKNLFGNKDLKVDEEVYKSEKMTADRNRSLAYFLKDHRIIKGDVEKSLDLYFKQCSIKVDTVDIARASSVFANRGIDPITGDRIISKKVASIVRSIMLTCGMYDRSGSFAIDVGIPAKSGVSGGILAPVKNRFGIGVFGPSLDNSGNSVVGMNVLKSLSEELNLHML
- a CDS encoding DivIVA domain-containing protein gives rise to the protein MKFSPLDIYNKEFKKSAFGYNSNEVDEFLDEVGLAYERLLKDYSSLEDEKERLQEKLESYKSIQDKLEGTLESVQETVRDQTRHAQKEAQNIIKEAELEAEKIKQRARDEVQSEKSKLENLKEKRELFRIRFKSLLENYMEIIEEGKFDQEIELEEEIFNDKKEASHDDENLEGDDLVQNNSENEDEELSDLEDTKEFEESESKEEYRNEELDKTRLNN
- a CDS encoding photosystem II S4 domain protein, with product MAYSDDILSFLSDQEDRDLGERILDKIDLVKERNQQIATKFLNPHQQKIAKKILEQISEINFKIDGGYSKAERKRILIFPDYLFPDHQTVPLAFYQIEGNFDFVNLSHRDFLGAIMGLGVQRDYVGDIIIFDDFAQVIVGSEITDEIELNLTSVNEVPIKTSKIERDDIKFKPENHKEILATVASMRLDAIISAGFGESRSRSSQYITSGKIKLNWKEVDDVSADVEVGDMISFKGRGRLHVAEKRGKSNRGRIKLKLERIT
- a CDS encoding YggT family protein; this encodes MLLIRTVDAFFNILYFLILIRVLLSWFGRGIQYNSSFRGAINFIYGVTEPILRPIRQVLPTSNMGIDFSPIVAFFLLRIARSIIVSLFYGLI
- a CDS encoding cell division protein SepF, whose translation is MTEESIWKKLIGFFGFTEENIDEFEDDYNELDNNENKKIKKKKAKDNKVIKLSRTKDIQMVVHSPESFDDVREIVDDLKESKAVILNLEERDRVLARRFIDFLSGSVYAINGNTQKIGTGVFIFTPPGIDVDARAIENAIKNEFVTD